DNA from Parageobacillus thermoglucosidasius:
CCATTTGATTTACGGAAAGGAAAAAAACTGAAAGACGGTATTATGGCAAATCATCCGCAAATTGAAGTAGTTGGGCAAGGATATGACCATCCGTTTTTATTGAATGCTCACCATGATGAAGAAATTGTGTTGTGGGATCCCGGAAGCGGCCGTACGCTGACGGTCGAAACAGATGAAGTAGGAGTTGTCGTATATACAGGAAATCAGTTACAAGAGGGAATGGATATTTATGGTGTGCCGTCACGAAAATATTTAGGAATTTGTTTAGAAGTGCAAGGGTTGCCAGATGCTATTCATCATCCTCATTTTCCATCATGGATATTGCGGCCGGAAGAGATATACTCATCGGTAACTAAATATAGATTTGGTGTTAAATAAAATGATTTTATGAGCATCATGTATCGGCAGGTAAAAATATTTATTACTTTAATCGCTCGGATTCCCATCCACTTCCGATATTCTAGAGCAGTTGTAAAAAAATTTTTACTTATTTTTGCTTATAATGTTAAAGATAGAAGAATTATTGATTTTTGTTGAATAAATTTTTATCATAAACTTTGTTTGTACACTAGACAAACAAATTTAACCGCATTATAATTTAGTTGTAAGTTATAAAAATTTATGGCCAATATGAATTTTAGTTCTATGACACTATTGTTTTTCGTTGTATTTATGATGAATGCTTGTGGACAGGATGTTGTAAACTGAACTGAAATGGAAGCGTTAACAAAAAAGGATGTACAGGCAGGACAAGATAAAAAATAAAGATAGGAGCTATGATCGGCGCCCTTATTATGGCCAGCATCGATAATGGGATGAGCATGATGAACATCGAAACCTTTTGGCAATTTATTGTAAAAGGATTGATTCTTATTATCGCTGTCTGGATTGATATATCGAGTAAAAGCCGAACTAACTAATTCATCGGTGTTTTGAAGATTTTAGTTAAAAATGCTATTTACATTTTGCGTAAATCCCAATCATTATGATTGGTTTATTCTACTAATAAACATTTATTAATAGGAGGAATTTGCCATGCCTTATTTTGACAACATCAGCACCATCGCCTATGAAGGACCGGCGTCTAAAAATCCGCTTGCGTTTAAGTTTTACAATCCGGAAGAAAAAGTCGGCGATAAAACAATGGAAGAGCATTTGCGTTTTTCGGTTGCGTATTGGCATACGTTTACAGGAGATGGATCAGATCCGTTTGGGGCTGGCAATATGATCCGTCCATGGAACAAATACAGCGGAATGGATTTGGCCAAAGCGCGTGTTGAAGCTGCTTTTGAGTTTTTTGAAAAATTAAATATTCCATTTTTCTGTTTCCATGATGTGGATATTGCCCCAGAAGGAGAAACATTAAAAGAAACATATAAAAATTTAGATATTATCGTAGACATGATTGAGGAATATATGAAAACAAGCAAAACGAAGCTGCTTTGGAATACGGCGAACTTATTTACCCATCCTCGCTTTGTCCATGGCGCCGCCACTTCTTGCAACGCCGATGTTTTTGCCTATGCAGCGGCCAAAGTAAAAAAAGGGTTGGAAATTGCGAAGCGGCTAGGAGCGGAAAACTACGTATTTTGGGGCGGACGAGAAGGATATGAAACACTATTAAATACCGATATGAAACTTGAGCTGGACAACTTGGCCCGCTTCTTGCATATGGCGGTGGATTATGCGAAAGAAATCGGGTTTGACGGGCAATTTTTAATTGAGCCGAAGCCGAAAGAGCCGACGAAACACCAATATGACTTTGATGTTGCGACAGCATTGGCATTTTTGCAAACATACGGACTGAAAGATTACTTTAAGTTCAATATTGAAGCGAACCATGCAACGTTGGCGGGACATACGTTTGAACATGAATTGCGGGTAGCGCGCATTCATGGCATGTTAGGCTCTGTTGACGCAAACCAAGGAGATATGTTGTTAGGATGGGATACGGACGAATTCCCGACAGACTTATATTCTACGACTTTGGCAATGTATGAAATTTTGAAAAACGGCGGCCTTGGCCGTGGCGGTTTGAATTTTGATGCGAAAGTAAGAAGAGGATCGTTTGAGCCGGAAGATTTGTTCTATGCCCATATCGCCGGAATGGACAGTTTTGCGGTTGGATTAAAAGTAGCCCATCGGTTAATAGAAGACCGCGTTTTTGATGAGTTTATTGAAGAACGGTACAAAAGTTATACAGAAGGAATTGGCCGGGAAATCGTCGAAGGAACGGCAGATTTCCACAAATTAGAAGCACATGCTTTACAACTAGGGGAAATCCAAAATCAATCGGGCAGACAAGAACGGCTGAAAACATTGCTTAACCAATATTTGCTTGAAGTTTGCGCAGCCCGTTAATGAAAAGAGGGATCGGTCTTGGAGCACGTCATTGGTGTGGATTTAGGGACAAGTGCGGTAAAGGTGCTGCTTGTGGATCGGAATGGGAATGTAAAGGGGGAGTGGACAGAAACATATCCCTTATATCAGCCCCATTCCGGGTATAGTGAACAAAATCCTGAAGACTGGGTTGAAAAAACGATTGTTGCTTTAAGAAAGTTATTAGAAGTTTCCCATGTTTCTCCTGACTCTGTTGCTGGATTGAGTTTTTCCGGCCAGATGCACGGACTTGTGCTTTTGGATAAGGAACGGAACGTCCTGCGAAATGCGATTTTGTGGAATGATACGAGGACAACGGAAGAATGCCGGGAAATTGAGGAGAAAGTGGGAAAAGAAACGTTATTATCGATTGCGAAAAACCGTGCGTTAGAAGGATTTACGCTGCCGAAGCTATTATGGGTGAAAAAGCATGAGCCGCATCTTTATCAGCGTGCGTACACGTTTTTGCTGCCAAAGGATTACGTCCGTTTCCGTCTTACGGGACACATTGCGATGGAATATTCCGATGCGGCGGGGACGTTGTTGTTAGATGTTGAAAATAAGACATGGAGCCAGCTGATTTGCGACATTCTTGACATTGATGTTCAGCTGTGCCCTCCTTTAGTCGAATCAACGGCATATGTCGGAACATTGCTTCCGGAAATCGCGGAAGAAACGGGATTACCTGCGAATGTTAAAGTTTTTGCCGGCGGTGCCGACAATGCTTGCGGTGCAGTTGGCGCTGGCATTTTATCGGAAGGGCGCATGATGTGCAGCATCGGCACATCCGGTGTCGTTTTGGCGTACGAGCAAACAGGAAAGAAAGATTTTGCCGGAAAAGTTCATTATTTTAATCATGCCAAGCCGGATGCCTACTATATTATGGGGGTGACATTGGCCGCCGGGTATAGTTTTGATTGGTGGAAGCGTACGTTTATGGAAGACGTCCCATTTGCCGATATTGTCCAGCGTGCCTATGAATCGCCAATTGGC
Protein-coding regions in this window:
- the xylA gene encoding xylose isomerase, with amino-acid sequence MPYFDNISTIAYEGPASKNPLAFKFYNPEEKVGDKTMEEHLRFSVAYWHTFTGDGSDPFGAGNMIRPWNKYSGMDLAKARVEAAFEFFEKLNIPFFCFHDVDIAPEGETLKETYKNLDIIVDMIEEYMKTSKTKLLWNTANLFTHPRFVHGAATSCNADVFAYAAAKVKKGLEIAKRLGAENYVFWGGREGYETLLNTDMKLELDNLARFLHMAVDYAKEIGFDGQFLIEPKPKEPTKHQYDFDVATALAFLQTYGLKDYFKFNIEANHATLAGHTFEHELRVARIHGMLGSVDANQGDMLLGWDTDEFPTDLYSTTLAMYEILKNGGLGRGGLNFDAKVRRGSFEPEDLFYAHIAGMDSFAVGLKVAHRLIEDRVFDEFIEERYKSYTEGIGREIVEGTADFHKLEAHALQLGEIQNQSGRQERLKTLLNQYLLEVCAAR
- the xylB gene encoding xylulokinase — encoded protein: MEHVIGVDLGTSAVKVLLVDRNGNVKGEWTETYPLYQPHSGYSEQNPEDWVEKTIVALRKLLEVSHVSPDSVAGLSFSGQMHGLVLLDKERNVLRNAILWNDTRTTEECREIEEKVGKETLLSIAKNRALEGFTLPKLLWVKKHEPHLYQRAYTFLLPKDYVRFRLTGHIAMEYSDAAGTLLLDVENKTWSQLICDILDIDVQLCPPLVESTAYVGTLLPEIAEETGLPANVKVFAGGADNACGAVGAGILSEGRMMCSIGTSGVVLAYEQTGKKDFAGKVHYFNHAKPDAYYIMGVTLAAGYSFDWWKRTFMEDVPFADIVQRAYESPIGANGLLFAPYLVGERTPYADADIRASFIGIDSSQTKWDFARAVMEGITFSLNESVEMIKASGKTVESVVSIGGGAKSREWLQLQADIFAIPVEKLKNEQGPGLGAAMIAAYGCGWFDSLEQCSDMFKQVELVVEPQKEAVVRYQELFAIYREIYPQTKEITRKLKAFRS